From Vigna radiata var. radiata cultivar VC1973A unplaced genomic scaffold, Vradiata_ver6 scaffold_2486, whole genome shotgun sequence:
ttataacaaataacaaatcaataatcaaaggAGATAGATAGTTTGGTGAGATACATCGACATAGGCAGCATCCAAGTAGGAAACATTAATCTCAACGGAAACCCCCATCATATTGAGACCATACCCAACGGTGGGAATCACGGCGGAGCCCACCACATCCACCAGCGCAGCGGCGGCACCACCGTGCAACGTATTGTCAGCGTTCTGCACAACACAAATAAAATCCAATAAGAGAATTAAAacgagaaaataaaaatatataaaaaaaaaaaacggaagAAGAAAAAGGCGTGAGCGAGTGAATGTACGAGTAAACGTTGAGGTATCTTC
This genomic window contains:
- the LOC106752412 gene encoding acyl-coenzyme A thioesterase 13-like gives rise to the protein MELEAVKKYLEKGVGTSSEVDGLPPSFLEPLIMNSLKVDLIEPGRILCSMKIPQRLLNADNTLHGGAAAALVDVVGSAVIPTVGYGLNMMGVSVEINVSYLDAAYVDVSHQTIYLL